A window of Syntrophales bacterium genomic DNA:
GGACCGGGACGGGGTGCCAGCTGTGGCCGCTCAGGGCGGCCGGCGTGGAATGGTCGCCTGTCACCACCAGCACATCCGGCTTGAGATCGAGGATGCGCGGCAGCAGGGCATCCACCTCTTCGATCACCCTCACCTTGGCGTCAAAGTTGCCGTCTTCTCCGCGCGAGTCTGTCGGTTTGACGTGGACGAAGAAGAAATCATGCATCCCGAAGGACGCGCGGAGGGCCTCGAACTCGTCGGCGATCGTCTCTGTCGGCGCGTGGACCGTCATGCCCAGAAGACGGGCGATTCCCCGGTACATGGGATAGGAGGCGATGGCCAGGGGATTCAGCCTGAACCGCTCCGACAGGCTCGGGAACTTCCGGTATTTTGCATAGCCGCGCAGGAGGACCATGTTTGCCTTTTCCTCGTCCGCGAGAACCCGCCGGGCCTCGTTCACCAGTTCCGAGAGGACCGCTTCGGTTCCGCCCGCTTCCGGTACAATCGCCCGGGGAGGAAGGGGCGGCTTCCCCGTCTTCTGGGGATCTGTCTCCTCGATTTCATCCCGGAGACCCTCGTCCCGGAGGACGAGGAGGGCCCGATGCTCCTTTACGGGTTCGAAGAAGAACGGGACGTTGGACCGGAGGCGGATTCCCTCCTGAAGCTTGCGGCACACGCGGCGGTTCGTCTCGTTGTCGATCCGGCCGGCGCGACGGTCGATGACGAGTCCGTCCCGGTCCATGGTGGCGAAGTTGACCCGGATCAGCAGGTCCTTTTCCGTCATGGGGTAGTCGATGCCGGCCCCTTCCAGGATTCCGCGGCCGATGTTGTTCTTCACGGGGTCGTAACCGAAGAGGGCGAAGTGCGCCGGTCCGCTGCCGGGAGTGATGCCCGGGCCGACAGGGTCCAGCAGGCCGCATACTCCTTCCCGGGCCAGGGCATCGAGATGGGGCGTCCGCGCCGCCTCCAGCTCCGTATCCGTTCCGCCGGGAGCGGGCAGTCCTCCCAGGCCGTCCATGACAAGGTAAACAATTTTTGTAGAGCCCGGCTGGGCAAGGCGATCGATCTGTTCCGTGTCCATGATGTTTCCTTCTTCGATATCAGAAATGCTTGAGCGGTGGTTTCCCCAGGGGATATACGTTGAAGCCGAGATCGAAACACCCGCGATGGTCGAGGATGTTCCGCCCGTCGAAAAGGAAGGCCGGCTTCTCCATGCCGTGGAAGATCCGCCGGTAGTCCAACTGCCGGTAGAGGTCCCATTCGGTCATGACGGCGATGGCATGGCAACCCGCCGCCGCTTCATAGGGGTCTGCGACATAACGGATGTCCCCGACGGCGCTTCTCAGGTCCGCCCGTGCGCTGTCGAGTGCCTGCGGATCCGTGATGACCACCACCGCCTTTTCCTCCAGTAGCCTGCGGGCGATGAAGATCGCCGGGCTTTCCCGGGTGTCCCCCGTATTGGCCTTGAAGGCGAAGCCGAACAGGCAGATCCGCTTCCCTGCCAGGGTGTTGAACATGGCCGCCAGCATTGCGCCCATGAAACGTGACTGCTGGTATTCGTTGATGCGGACGACGCTTTCCCAGTAGGAGGCCACGTCGTCGAGGCCGTAGTGGCGGCACAGGTACACGAGATTGAGGATGTCCTTCTTGAAGCAGGAGCCCCCGAACCCGATGCTTGCATTGAGGAACTTGGGACCGATCCGGCTGTCCATGCCGACGGCCCGGGCCACTTCCTCGACATCGGCATCGGTCTTCTCGCAGAGCGCGGAAATGGCGTTGATGGAGGAGATCCTCTGGGCAAGGAACGCGTTCGAGACGAGCTTGGAAAGCTCGCTGCTCCAAATATTGGAGGTGACGATCCTTTCCCGGGGAACCCAGGAGGCGTAGATGTCCACGAGGATCTGCCGGGCCCGGAGCCCCCTCTCCGTCTCCCGCGACCCGATGAGCACGCGGTCCGGTGTCTGGAGGTCCCGGATGGCCGATCCCTCCGCCAGGAACTCGGGATTCGACAGGACCTCGAACCAGACTCCATTTCCGGTGTGGTGGAGGATGCTTTCCATGGCCTGGGCCGTCTTGACCGGGAGGGTGCTTTTCTCGATGACGATCTTTGGGGTTTCGGCGTACTGCAGGATCTGGCGGGCGGTCTTTTCCCAGTACTGCAGATCGGCGGCCATGCCGGCTCCGACGCCGAAGGTCTTCGTAGGGGTGTTGACGCTCACGAAGATGATGTCGTTCTCGCGGATTCCCTTTTCGATGTCCGTACTGAAAAAAAGATTTTTCCCCCGGACGGCCCGGATGACTTCATCCAGGCCCGGTTCGTAGATGGGCAGTCTGTCGGAATTCCAGGCTGCGATTCTCTCCGCGTTGATGTCCACCACGGTCACCCGGTAATCTGGGCACTTGAGGGCGATCATGGCCATCGTGGGGCCGCCCACGTAGCCGGCTCCGATGCAGAGGATGTTTCGGTTGTAAGGCATGGTCTCTCCTGAACTCACTCGATGGTACTGCGGAAGTAGGCGATGGTCCTCCGGAGCCCTTCTTCCAGCTGGACGGAAGGATTCCAGTCGAGGAGGCTCCGCGCCTGGGCGATGTCGGGTTTACGCTGAACCGGATCGTCCTGGGGCAGGGGACGATGAACGATCTTCGATCCGGATCCGGTCAGGCGGAGTATCTCCTCCGCAAGGGACAGGATCGTGAATTCAGCGGGATTTCCAATGTTGATCGGGCCGGTGCAGTCGTCGGGTGTGCTCATGAGCCGCTCCAGTCCCGCGATCATGTCATCGACGTAGCAAAACGACCGGGTCTGGGATCCGTCACCGTAGATGGTCAGGTCTTCGCCCCGGAGTGCCTGCAGGATCAGGTTGCTCACCACCCGGCCGTCATTAAGGGCCATTCTCGGTCCATAGGTGTTGAAGATCCGGGCGATCTTGATCCGGACCCCGTTCTGCCGGTGGTAGTCCATCATCAGGCACTCGGCGGCCCGCTTCCCCTCGTCGTAGCAGCTCCGGATGCCGATTGGATTCACCCGGCCCCAGTAGCTTTCCTGCTGGGGATGCTCCTCCGGATCGCCGTAGACCTCCGAGGTGGATGCGAGCAGGATCTTCGCCCGGACGCGCTTCGCGATACCCAGGGTGTGGATTGTCCCGAGGACGTTCGTCTTGATGGTTTTGATGGGGTTGTACTGGTAATGAACCGGAGATGCCGGACAGGCGAGGTTGTAGATTTCGTCGACCTCCAGGTAGATCGGGTTCGTGATGTCGTGGCGGATCAGTTCGAACCGTTCGTGGGAAAGCAGATGGCGGATGTTGTCCTTGCTGCCCGTGAAGAAATTGTCCAGGCAGATGACCTCCTCGCCTTTTGCTATCAGGGCATCGCAGAGGTGGGAACCGAGAAACCCGGCTCCGCCGGTAACGAGGACCCTTTTTTTCACAGTCATGGCGGAGACGCTCCGATTTCTTTGGCGTTGGCTTTTCCCGGGGAGGTTGCTATGAGTATCTCTCCGCCGGCCTGGAAACGGCTCCGTCGGTATCGTGCAGACCACAGGGGACGGTAGCCCATACGGCATCCGGACGATTCCAAGGCGGTGGCTTTTAACCATAAAACACATTGATATGTCAATCGAAAAGGGGATGCAGTCATGCCGACGGCAACGCTGTACATCGTGGCAACTCCCATTGGGAACCTGGAGGATGTGACCCTGAGGGCACTCCGGATTCTGAAAGAGGTGCACTGCATTGCGGCGGAGGACACACGCCGGACGAAGAAGCTCCTGAATGCCTATGGAATCCGGACCCCCCTGGTCAGCCTTTACGATCAGACGGAGCGCAGCCGTACGCCGTCCCTGATCCGGCGTCTTCAGGAAGGACAGGACATCGCCTATGTGGCGGACGCCGGCACCCCGGGGATCTCCGATCCCGGTTACGTGCTCGTCAACGGCGCCATCCAGGCGGGCATCCCCGTGGTTCCCGTTCCGGGGCCGACTGCGTCGATTGCAGCCCTCTGCGTATCCGGTCTTCCCATGAACCGGTTCCTGTTTGCGGGGTTCCTTCCAGCGCGTTCTCCTGCCCGCCGCCGCTTCCTCGAATCGTTGAAGGCGGAGGAAGGAACGCTCCTGTTTTATGAATCCCCGACGCGACTGACGGAGTCCATCCGGGACATGGCGGCCGTCCTGGGGGACAGGAAAGCCGTGGTAGCCAGGGAAGTGACAAAGATCCATGAAGAGATCCTCCGTGGAACCCTGGGGACGCTGCTGGAATCTCTGTCCGGGCGGGAGGTGAAAGGTGAGGTTGTCGTGCTGGTCGATGGGTGCCCGGACTCAACCGGGGAAGTGACGGACGAGTCGATTCTCCGGGTTCTCGAGGAAGCCCGGCGCAGGGGTATTCACTCGAGTCGAGACCTTGCCACAGAGGCCTGCCGCTGTTTGGGAGTCCCGAAGAAAAGGGCCTATGGACTGATCGTCCGCCATGCGGACAGGAACGGTCCGTCCTGACGGAGACAGGCTTTCTTTCCACGCAAATCCCATGGTTCGGATTCGGTTATCCCCTTGATGCCCATGGGGAGATATGATACCGTTTGCGCCGCTGTACGACCGGGAAGGCCGGTGTGGCCGGGAAATTAGACGAGGACGCGGAGGGAAAACCATGACGGGAGCGGAAATACAGGGAGGCAGCCGCAGGATCATCGATCTGGTGGACGTCCTGGAAGAGGGATCCGTCATTTCCGAAAGCCGTGAAGCTCCTTCCCCGTCAACGAGGGCTTCCGCCTCTGAAACACGGAAGATCCACGATCTCACGGACGTGGTGAAAGATGTCCCCCTCCGGGCCGTTGCCGATCCTGCTCTCCGGGACATGGTCCTCCAGCAGGTTACGGAAATTGCGGAGCGCCTGGCCAGGGAGATGATCCCGACCATTGCGGAAAGGGTGATCCGGGAGGAAATTGAAAAGCTCAAAGCGGCGGACAATCCATAAGACCATGTCCCGATCGGGCACTGAAACATGGAGACCCCGTCGGTCGGCCGTTTTGTTTTCTCTTTTACTCATGCTGTTCCCGGCGGCGATCCCTGTTTTTTCGCAGGATGATGTTGCCGTCATCCATGTCGAAGCGCGCGGAACGGCCCAGATTCGAGGCTCGGATCTGGCAAGGGCCAGGGAGGGCGCGGTTCGTGATGCCCAGAGGAAGGCGGTCCGGCAGGTCCTCTTGGAGGTCCTGAAGATCGAAGACCCGGGGAAGCTTCCTCCGGGCTCGGATCGGCTTCTTGCCCGCCATGACCGCTATGTGGATACCTTTTCCGTTCTGGAGGAAGGACCGGATGGGGGAAACTACAGCGTTCAGTTGAGGGTTGCCGTCATCTCTGAATTTCTGGTTCACGATCTCAGGAAAATGGGGGGACGGCGGGAGGGGATTGCCGAAGCTCGGCAACGTCGCATTGCCGTTCGAGTGAGCGGCGTCGGCCGGTTTGATCGCTACGTGAGGGTTCGCGAGGTGTTGTCCGGAATACCTGGTGTCCGGCAGGTCCTCCCCAGGAAGGTTGCCCGGGACGAGGTATGGCTGGAGGTGGAGTCGGTTGAAACACCGGCAGCGCTCGCGAAACATATCGAATCTTCGGGACTTTTCCGGGTTCGGAAAGACCCCGAAACGTCCGACCGCCTGGATTTCGAATTCCTGCCCTGAAAGGAAGAGTTGATGACCAGAACAATCCGGATTCTTTTCCTGCTGACTGCACTGTTCCTCCTCGCCGGGTGCGGTTCAAAGGCACCATATACGATTGTCGACGACTTCTCCAAAAGGGGTACACGGCTGATTGCCGTGGTGCCACCCATTCAGGCCTCGAAAGAGGTCGACCCGGCGGGAGGGAAGATCCTGAGGGACAGGGCGGTGGAAGAGCTTTATTTCAAGGGGTACCCAAAACTCCCGTTTGCGGGTATCGATGAGCGGCTGGCTGCAGCGGGAATAGAGATCCGGGACGGAGAGGCATCCGCCCGGTCGCTGGGCGGTGCACTGGGAGTCGATGCGATCCTGTTCATCACCGTGGAAACATGCGGCAGCTCCTTCTTTCTGAACACGGCCAAGACCACGGCGGCGGTTCAATTCACGCTTCGCAGTGCCCGGAGTGGGGAGATTCTCTGGCAAATGAGGGCGGTAAGGTCGACACGAACGTTCCATGTGACCCGGAAATGGCTTCAACAGGACGTAATTGGAATTTACGAGCCGCTTCTGAGAGAACTGGTGAGTAAAGCCCTGGCCACGCTTCCGGACGGGCCGGATGCATAATCGTCCGGAAGCAGGCGTGTGCCGGTAATTGGTTGGACTATTCGGGACAGCCCACCGGCTGGACGTTATCCGCTGCAAGGGGAGGTCGAGATGAAAAAGCATTTCTGGATAACCGGTTTATTGGCTGTCTGTGTCGCGCTGATCCTTTCGGATTCGGTACAAGCCGCCCGGGCGACCTTTCTGAAGATCGGACCCGGCCAGGCGGTGGTCAGCGTCCTCCAGGGATCGGCGACGGTGACGACGCCAGGAAAAAAAGGAGCCCGTTCACTGAAGGCGGGGGATCTCCTCAACGGCGGAGACGAGGTTGTGACGGGCCGTCGCTCCCGCCTGGAACTGACACTGCCGGACCGATCGCAGGTCCGTTTCGCCGACAACACGCGCTTCAAAATTCTGCAGATCAGCGTGGCGGAAGCGGACAAGAACCGCGACGTGCGTTTCCACATGTCCCTCGGGCGGTCGTGGGCAAAGGTCAGCAAAACCTTCACAGGACGAAGCCGTTTCGACGTGTCGTGTGAAAATGCCGTGGCGGGGGTCCGCGGAACGGTCTGGCGCATGAACGTGGATAACGACCAGTCGGCGATGGTGCGGGTTTACGACGGGGAAGTCAATGTGGCGGGAGGCGGAAAGACCATGGACGAAATCAGGTCTCAGGCGAAGCCTTCCATGCGACTGACGGCGCCCAAGCCGATTGCCGGGCCCCATGCGGTGAGCATGAAGGAATGGACCCAGATCGTTCGCGCCCTGCAGGAGATCCGCATCGACAAGAACGGTGTGCCATCAAAGCCGTTCTCGTTCTCGCCGGAGGCGGACCGTGACGAGTGGGTGGACTGGAACAGGGAGCAGGATCAGGAAGCCGACAGGTAAAAGGACGCATGACGGTTCCGAATAAGGCGGAGCGGATCAATATTCCCAACAGTCTGACTATCCTGCGCATCGTTCTGGTGCCGGCCATCGTCATTCTGTTGATGCAGGGATCCTTCAAGATCGCGATCGTGGTGTTTCTCATCTCGGGGCTGACGGATATCCTGGACGGATACCTGGCCCGGGTGCTTCACCAGCAGACCGTTCTTGGCTCCTATCTCGATCCGATCGCCGACAAGGCCCTCATGATCAGCTGTTACGTGACGCTGGCCGTGAAAAAGATCCTTCCGGGATGGCTTTCCGTCGTGGTGATCAGCCGCGACTGCATCATTTTGATCGGCGTGGCCGTGTTGTCTCTCATGTCCGTGTCCTATAAGATCCAGCCGGCCCTGATCGGCAAATTGACAACGGCCGTGCAGATCCTGACGGTCTTCATCTTCCTGGTTTCCCGTGCGGTTCCCGGCTCCGTGTCCGCTTCGGTCATGGAGGGGCTGATCTGGGTTACCGCGTTTTTTACGGTTGTTTCCGGTTTTCACTACATCATGGTCGGTGTGCAGCAGATCAACCAGCAGCAAAAGCCCCGGTCTGTGTAATTTTGTTTCATATTTGCCTTGACTTTGAAAAATCGAATTGGTAAAAGTACCAGCCTTCGAATCAGGGAATCCCATAGGCACGTAGCTCAGGGGGAGAGCGCCATCCTGACGCGGTGGATGTCCAGGGTTCAAATCCCTGCGTGCCTACCATGAAAATACACCGGTACAGCTCTTATCCCGTGCCGGTTGGGTTCAGGGAAAGGGCATCAGCATTTTCTTGATGATGCCCTTTCTTTAATTCGCAGAAATTGTTCTGTGAGCGGCATATTTGCCCGACGAAATGGACGAAGCGATGAGCGAAATCCGAGTTAGCCTGCCTGACGGATCGGTAAGAACCTACCCGGCAGGTGTGACGGCGCGGGAGGTGCTGACCTCCTGGCGGGATGACCTGGTGCCGTCGGCGGTGGCCGTGCGGTTCGGAGGGAATGCCCTGGATCTGAGTCGTACGCTTCATGAGGACGGGGCCCTGGAGGTGATCGGAATTGCCTCTCGGGAAGGGCTTGGGATCCTCCGTCACAGCATATCCCACGTCATGGCCCAGGCCGTTCAGGACGCCTTTCAGGGTGTCCGGGTCAGCATCGGTCCCTCCATTGAAGACGGATTCTACTACGATTTCGACTATGACGAGACCTTCACCCCGGAGGACCTCGCAAAGGTGGAAGCGCGCATGGCGGAAATCGTCCGTGCCGACAGCGCCTTTGAGAGACGGGAAATCAGCAGGGAGGACGCCGTTGCCCTGTTCCGGGAAAAGGGCGAGAGCTACAAGGTGGAACTGATCGAAGACCTTCCGCCGGACGTGAAAACGGTCAGCCTCTACAGCCAGGGCGATTACGTCGATCTTTGCCGCGGTCCCCACATTCCGTCCACCGGGATCATCAAGGCATTTAAACTGCTGAACGTGGCGGGTGCCTACTGGCGGGGCGACGAGCACAACAAGATGCTCCAGCGGATCTACGGGACCGGGTTTGCCACCAAAGAGGAGCTGGAAGACTATCTCCACATCCTGGAGGAAGCGCGCAAACGAGACCACCGGCGCCTGGGCCGTGAGCTCGATCTGTTCCAGGTCAACGAGGAGGCCGGTGCGGGGCTTGTCATCTTTCACCCCAAGGGCATGCTGCTTCGGTACCTGATTGAGGAGTGGGAGCGCAAGGAGCACCTGAAGCGCGGCTACGACATGGTCATGGGCCCGCAGATCCTCAAAGCGGATCTCTGGCGGCGCTCCGGTCATTTCGATCACTATCGGGAGAACATGTACTTCACGGAAGTGGAGAACCAGCTCTACGGCATCAAGCCGATGAACTGCCTCTCCCACATGCTGATCTACAAGTCAAAGGTGCGCAGCTACCGCGACCTTCCCCTCCGGTACTTCGAGTTGGGGACCGTTCACCGCCACGAGAAGGCGGGGGTCCTTCACGGACTGATGCGAGTACGCCAGTTCACCCAGGACGACGCTCACATCCTGTGCATGCCGGAGCAGCTGAACTCGGAGATCAGGGACATTGCCGATTTCGTCGCCTACGCCATGAAGATCTTCGGCTTCGATTACGAGGTCGAACTGAGCACGCGCCCGGAAAAATCCATCGGTTCCGACGCCGACTGGGACATGGCGACGAACGCCCTCGAGCAGGCCCTGAAAGACAACCGGATGACCTATGACGTCAATCCGGGAGACGGTGCTTTCTACGGGCCGAAAATCGACTTCAAGCTGAAGGATGCCCTGAAGCGGAAATGGCAGTGCGCCACCATTCAGTGCGATTTCACCCTGCCGGACCGTTTCGACCTGACCTATGTCGGGGCGGACGGGGAACGCCATCGCCCGGTCATGCTGCACCGGGTGATCCTCGGTGCCATCGAGCGGTTCATGGGCGTTCTCATCGAGCATTATGCCGGTGCCTTCCCGGTCTGGCTGTCCCCTGTCCAGGCTGTCATCC
This region includes:
- the thrS gene encoding threonine--tRNA ligase, translated to MSEIRVSLPDGSVRTYPAGVTAREVLTSWRDDLVPSAVAVRFGGNALDLSRTLHEDGALEVIGIASREGLGILRHSISHVMAQAVQDAFQGVRVSIGPSIEDGFYYDFDYDETFTPEDLAKVEARMAEIVRADSAFERREISREDAVALFREKGESYKVELIEDLPPDVKTVSLYSQGDYVDLCRGPHIPSTGIIKAFKLLNVAGAYWRGDEHNKMLQRIYGTGFATKEELEDYLHILEEARKRDHRRLGRELDLFQVNEEAGAGLVIFHPKGMLLRYLIEEWERKEHLKRGYDMVMGPQILKADLWRRSGHFDHYRENMYFTEVENQLYGIKPMNCLSHMLIYKSKVRSYRDLPLRYFELGTVHRHEKAGVLHGLMRVRQFTQDDAHILCMPEQLNSEIRDIADFVAYAMKIFGFDYEVELSTRPEKSIGSDADWDMATNALEQALKDNRMTYDVNPGDGAFYGPKIDFKLKDALKRKWQCATIQCDFTLPDRFDLTYVGADGERHRPVMLHRVILGAIERFMGVLIEHYAGAFPVWLSPVQAVIQTVTDRQIPFGEEVYRKLMEAGIRVERDFRNEKLGYKVREAQSQKIPFMLVIGDREVEGRKVSPRQRDGKNLGPMDADSFIGMVEDLCARYQ
- the rsmI gene encoding 16S rRNA (cytidine(1402)-2'-O)-methyltransferase codes for the protein MPTATLYIVATPIGNLEDVTLRALRILKEVHCIAAEDTRRTKKLLNAYGIRTPLVSLYDQTERSRTPSLIRRLQEGQDIAYVADAGTPGISDPGYVLVNGAIQAGIPVVPVPGPTASIAALCVSGLPMNRFLFAGFLPARSPARRRFLESLKAEEGTLLFYESPTRLTESIRDMAAVLGDRKAVVAREVTKIHEEILRGTLGTLLESLSGREVKGEVVVLVDGCPDSTGEVTDESILRVLEEARRRGIHSSRDLATEACRCLGVPKKRAYGLIVRHADRNGPS
- a CDS encoding 2,3-bisphosphoglycerate-independent phosphoglycerate mutase, with product MDTEQIDRLAQPGSTKIVYLVMDGLGGLPAPGGTDTELEAARTPHLDALAREGVCGLLDPVGPGITPGSGPAHFALFGYDPVKNNIGRGILEGAGIDYPMTEKDLLIRVNFATMDRDGLVIDRRAGRIDNETNRRVCRKLQEGIRLRSNVPFFFEPVKEHRALLVLRDEGLRDEIEETDPQKTGKPPLPPRAIVPEAGGTEAVLSELVNEARRVLADEEKANMVLLRGYAKYRKFPSLSERFRLNPLAIASYPMYRGIARLLGMTVHAPTETIADEFEALRASFGMHDFFFVHVKPTDSRGEDGNFDAKVRVIEEVDALLPRILDLKPDVLVVTGDHSTPAALSGHSWHPVPVLLSAGTCRPDRVERFGERDCIGGGLGHIPMVNLMALALAHAGRLEKFGA
- the pgsA gene encoding CDP-diacylglycerol--glycerol-3-phosphate 3-phosphatidyltransferase is translated as MTVPNKAERINIPNSLTILRIVLVPAIVILLMQGSFKIAIVVFLISGLTDILDGYLARVLHQQTVLGSYLDPIADKALMISCYVTLAVKKILPGWLSVVVISRDCIILIGVAVLSLMSVSYKIQPALIGKLTTAVQILTVFIFLVSRAVPGSVSASVMEGLIWVTAFFTVVSGFHYIMVGVQQINQQQKPRSV
- a CDS encoding nucleotide sugar dehydrogenase — its product is MPYNRNILCIGAGYVGGPTMAMIALKCPDYRVTVVDINAERIAAWNSDRLPIYEPGLDEVIRAVRGKNLFFSTDIEKGIRENDIIFVSVNTPTKTFGVGAGMAADLQYWEKTARQILQYAETPKIVIEKSTLPVKTAQAMESILHHTGNGVWFEVLSNPEFLAEGSAIRDLQTPDRVLIGSRETERGLRARQILVDIYASWVPRERIVTSNIWSSELSKLVSNAFLAQRISSINAISALCEKTDADVEEVARAVGMDSRIGPKFLNASIGFGGSCFKKDILNLVYLCRHYGLDDVASYWESVVRINEYQQSRFMGAMLAAMFNTLAGKRICLFGFAFKANTGDTRESPAIFIARRLLEEKAVVVITDPQALDSARADLRSAVGDIRYVADPYEAAAGCHAIAVMTEWDLYRQLDYRRIFHGMEKPAFLFDGRNILDHRGCFDLGFNVYPLGKPPLKHF
- a CDS encoding SDR family oxidoreductase; the protein is MTVKKRVLVTGGAGFLGSHLCDALIAKGEEVICLDNFFTGSKDNIRHLLSHERFELIRHDITNPIYLEVDEIYNLACPASPVHYQYNPIKTIKTNVLGTIHTLGIAKRVRAKILLASTSEVYGDPEEHPQQESYWGRVNPIGIRSCYDEGKRAAECLMMDYHRQNGVRIKIARIFNTYGPRMALNDGRVVSNLILQALRGEDLTIYGDGSQTRSFCYVDDMIAGLERLMSTPDDCTGPINIGNPAEFTILSLAEEILRLTGSGSKIVHRPLPQDDPVQRKPDIAQARSLLDWNPSVQLEEGLRRTIAYFRSTIE
- a CDS encoding DUF799 family lipoprotein — encoded protein: MTRTIRILFLLTALFLLAGCGSKAPYTIVDDFSKRGTRLIAVVPPIQASKEVDPAGGKILRDRAVEELYFKGYPKLPFAGIDERLAAAGIEIRDGEASARSLGGALGVDAILFITVETCGSSFFLNTAKTTAAVQFTLRSARSGEILWQMRAVRSTRTFHVTRKWLQQDVIGIYEPLLRELVSKALATLPDGPDA
- a CDS encoding FecR domain-containing protein, producing MKKHFWITGLLAVCVALILSDSVQAARATFLKIGPGQAVVSVLQGSATVTTPGKKGARSLKAGDLLNGGDEVVTGRRSRLELTLPDRSQVRFADNTRFKILQISVAEADKNRDVRFHMSLGRSWAKVSKTFTGRSRFDVSCENAVAGVRGTVWRMNVDNDQSAMVRVYDGEVNVAGGGKTMDEIRSQAKPSMRLTAPKPIAGPHAVSMKEWTQIVRALQEIRIDKNGVPSKPFSFSPEADRDEWVDWNREQDQEADR